One genomic window of Sphingomonas ginsengisoli An et al. 2013 includes the following:
- a CDS encoding DUF2794 domain-containing protein: protein MSVVTPFPGAFPRKVVATFERFELQRIMDLYGRMVAAGHWRDYAMDFAPDLASFAAFRRTAERPEIRIEKRPSLRVKQGAWALISEHGQVLRRGHELKPVLAPLERRLIKLVED from the coding sequence GTGAGCGTCGTCACGCCCTTTCCGGGGGCGTTTCCCCGGAAGGTCGTCGCCACCTTCGAACGCTTCGAGCTGCAGCGGATCATGGACCTCTACGGGCGGATGGTCGCGGCGGGCCACTGGCGCGACTATGCGATGGACTTCGCCCCCGACCTCGCCAGTTTCGCCGCCTTTCGCCGCACCGCCGAACGACCGGAAATCCGGATCGAAAAACGCCCCTCGCTTCGGGTGAAGCAAGGGGCGTGGGCCTTGATCAGCGAGCATGGCCAGGTGCTCCGGCGGGGCCACGAGCTCAAGCCCGTGCTGGCCCCGCTGGAGCGGCGCCTGATCAAGCTGGTCGAGGACTGA
- the epsC gene encoding serine O-acetyltransferase EpsC produces the protein MAFGLIDYLDSVKTRDPAARSRWDVILYPGVWALGLHRVAHWLWIGRLYWLARLVNHLSRFLTSIDIHPGATIGRNFFIDHGFTVIGETAHIADNVTIYQNVTLGGTNPSTGVGGKRHPTLCDNVVIGSGAQVLGPITVGEGGRVGANAVVTRDVLPSTTVVGIPARPVPVDLVHYSPGFVPYGTPCGEDLDPMRTRLAEMEQELAALRRELQVLKTRNQDAPEVKAS, from the coding sequence TTGGCGTTCGGACTGATCGATTATCTGGATTCGGTGAAGACCCGCGATCCGGCGGCGCGCAGCCGCTGGGACGTGATTCTCTACCCCGGCGTGTGGGCGCTCGGGCTCCACCGGGTCGCGCACTGGCTGTGGATCGGGCGGCTCTACTGGCTGGCCCGGCTGGTCAACCATCTCAGCCGGTTCCTCACCAGCATCGACATCCATCCCGGCGCGACCATCGGCCGCAACTTCTTCATCGACCACGGTTTCACCGTGATCGGCGAGACCGCGCACATCGCCGACAACGTCACCATCTACCAGAACGTCACGCTCGGCGGGACCAACCCCTCGACCGGGGTCGGCGGCAAGCGCCACCCGACCCTGTGCGACAATGTCGTGATCGGCTCGGGCGCGCAGGTGCTGGGGCCGATCACCGTCGGCGAGGGCGGGCGGGTCGGCGCCAATGCCGTGGTCACCCGCGACGTGCTGCCGAGCACCACCGTAGTCGGCATCCCGGCGCGGCCGGTGCCGGTCGACCTCGTCCACTACAGCCCCGGTTTCGTCCCTTACGGCACGCCGTGCGGCGAGGACCTCGACCCGATGCGCACCCGCCTCGCCGAGATGGAGCAGGAATTGGCCGCGCTTCGCCGTGAATTGCAGGTGCTCAAGACCCGCAACCAGGATGCTCCCGAGGTGAAGGCTTCGTGA
- a CDS encoding sulfite exporter TauE/SafE family protein, giving the protein MAYGVISSTLLVGMGVPPAMASAGVHTVETFTTGVSAVSHVAHRNVNWRLFLRIVVPGVIGGMLGAYALSNIDASTARPIVLAYLSAIGLYLLWRGLTHRHVEKEPRVVEPLGLIGGFLDAAGGGGWGPIVTSNLMVQGAAPRTTIGTVNTAEFFVTVTVSATFIAALGWEAFTYATVGLLIGGVVAAPLGAMLAKRIPADRLLVMVGIVLTATSAWGLTRLFA; this is encoded by the coding sequence ATGGCCTATGGGGTGATTAGCTCGACCCTGCTGGTCGGCATGGGCGTGCCCCCGGCGATGGCCTCGGCGGGGGTGCATACGGTGGAGACCTTCACCACCGGTGTGTCGGCGGTGAGCCATGTCGCCCATCGCAACGTCAATTGGCGGCTGTTCCTGCGGATCGTGGTGCCGGGGGTGATCGGCGGGATGCTTGGGGCCTACGCGCTGAGCAACATCGACGCTTCCACCGCGCGGCCAATCGTTCTCGCCTACCTCTCGGCGATCGGTCTCTATTTGCTGTGGCGCGGCCTCACCCACCGCCACGTCGAGAAGGAACCGCGGGTGGTCGAGCCGCTGGGGCTCATCGGCGGCTTCCTCGACGCGGCGGGCGGCGGCGGCTGGGGGCCGATCGTCACCTCCAACCTGATGGTCCAGGGCGCCGCGCCGCGAACTACCATCGGCACCGTCAACACCGCCGAATTCTTCGTCACCGTGACCGTGTCGGCGACCTTCATCGCCGCGCTCGGCTGGGAGGCGTTCACCTACGCCACGGTCGGCCTGCTGATCGGCGGGGTGGTCGCGGCGCCGCTCGGCGCGATGCTCGCCAAGCGGATTCCGGCCGATCGGCTGCTCGTGATGGTCGGGATCGTCCTCACCGCGACCAGCGCCTGGGGGTTGACCCGCCTGTTCGCCTGA
- the obgE gene encoding GTPase ObgE, whose translation MHFLDQAKIYVRAGAGGPGAVSFRREKFVEFGGPDGGDGGKGGDIVFEAVAGLNTLIDFRYTQHFRAPRGKGGSGSNRTGAGGPDLVIKVPVGTQVLADDEDRSVIADLTELGQRVVLLEGGMGGRGNASYKTSTNRAPRQHQPGIAGEELWLWLRLKLLADVGLVGLPNAGKSTFLNRTTNAMAKVGDYPFTTLRPQLGVVRHKGREFVLADIPGLIEGAAEGAGIGDRFLGHVERTRVLLHLIDAAGDDPADAYRVIRGELEAYGADLDDKAEVLVLTKSDAATPEQIKQARKALKKAGASEPLLVSAATGDGVDEVLDTLLERLSGGSEATDYADLDDNDEPTEKAWSPL comes from the coding sequence ATGCATTTTCTCGATCAAGCCAAGATCTACGTCCGCGCGGGCGCAGGCGGCCCCGGCGCCGTCAGCTTCCGCCGCGAGAAGTTTGTCGAGTTCGGCGGTCCCGACGGCGGCGACGGCGGCAAGGGCGGCGACATCGTGTTCGAAGCCGTCGCCGGCCTCAACACGCTGATCGACTTCCGCTACACCCAGCATTTCCGCGCCCCCCGCGGCAAGGGTGGGTCGGGTTCCAACCGCACCGGTGCCGGCGGCCCCGACCTGGTGATCAAGGTGCCCGTCGGGACGCAGGTGCTGGCGGACGACGAGGACCGGTCGGTGATCGCCGACCTGACCGAGCTCGGCCAGCGGGTCGTGCTGCTCGAAGGCGGCATGGGCGGGCGCGGCAACGCCAGCTACAAGACCTCGACCAACCGCGCGCCGCGCCAGCACCAGCCGGGGATCGCCGGCGAGGAATTGTGGCTGTGGCTGCGCCTCAAGCTGCTCGCCGACGTCGGACTGGTCGGCCTTCCCAATGCGGGCAAGTCGACCTTCCTCAACCGCACCACCAACGCGATGGCCAAGGTCGGCGACTATCCGTTCACGACGCTGCGCCCGCAGCTCGGCGTCGTCCGCCACAAGGGTCGCGAGTTCGTGCTCGCCGACATTCCCGGGCTGATCGAAGGCGCGGCCGAGGGGGCCGGGATCGGCGACCGCTTCCTCGGCCATGTCGAGCGCACACGCGTGCTGCTTCACCTGATCGACGCCGCGGGCGACGACCCCGCCGACGCCTATCGCGTGATCCGCGGCGAGCTAGAGGCCTATGGCGCCGATCTCGACGACAAGGCCGAGGTATTGGTCCTGACCAAGAGCGACGCCGCCACGCCCGAGCAGATTAAGCAGGCCCGCAAGGCGCTCAAGAAGGCGGGTGCGAGCGAGCCGTTGCTGGTCTCGGCCGCCACCGGCGACGGGGTCGACGAGGTGCTCGACACGCTGCTCGAGCGGCTCAGCGGCGGATCGGAGGCGACCGACTACGCCGACCTCGACGATAACGACGAGCCGACCGAAAAGGCCTGGTCGCCGCTGTGA
- a CDS encoding NAD-dependent epimerase/dehydratase family protein: MKLAITGGTGFVGGRLRALAVAAGHKLRALTRQPREDERGVEWIVGALDHRETLQRLVEGCDAVIHVAGVLKARTRAEFDAGNVTGTLNMLAAATAGGVHRFVHVSSLAAREPTLSLYGASKARAEQIVMDSGLDWAIVRPPAVYGPGDAEMLDLFKAARSGFVPLPPAGRLSIIHADDLARLLLALADPDAPHRVLYEPDDGRPHGYSHKEFARAIGAAVERRPLSLSIPAPLLKLSARADQLLRGKGAKLTQDRAAYFCHPDWAVDPAKRPPGELWEPRIDAATGLADTAAWYAAQGWI, encoded by the coding sequence GTGAAGCTGGCGATCACCGGGGGGACTGGCTTCGTCGGCGGGCGTCTGCGTGCCCTCGCGGTCGCCGCCGGGCACAAGCTCCGCGCGCTGACACGCCAGCCGCGTGAGGACGAGCGCGGGGTCGAATGGATCGTCGGCGCGCTCGACCATCGCGAGACGCTGCAGCGGCTGGTCGAGGGATGCGACGCGGTGATCCACGTCGCCGGCGTGCTCAAGGCACGCACCCGCGCCGAGTTCGACGCGGGCAACGTCACCGGTACGCTCAACATGCTGGCGGCGGCGACCGCCGGGGGCGTCCACCGCTTCGTCCATGTCTCGAGTCTCGCCGCGCGCGAGCCGACGCTGTCACTCTATGGCGCGTCCAAGGCGCGCGCCGAGCAGATCGTGATGGACAGCGGCCTCGACTGGGCGATCGTTCGGCCGCCTGCGGTCTATGGCCCGGGCGATGCCGAGATGCTCGACCTGTTCAAGGCGGCGCGCAGCGGGTTCGTTCCGCTGCCGCCCGCGGGTCGGCTGTCGATCATCCATGCCGACGACCTCGCCCGGCTGCTGCTAGCGCTAGCCGATCCCGATGCGCCGCACCGCGTGCTTTATGAACCCGACGACGGCCGGCCGCATGGCTACAGCCACAAGGAATTCGCCCGCGCGATCGGCGCGGCGGTCGAGCGCCGTCCGCTCAGCCTGTCGATCCCTGCCCCGCTGCTCAAGCTCAGCGCGCGCGCCGACCAGCTGCTGCGCGGCAAGGGTGCCAAGCTGACCCAGGACCGCGCGGCCTATTTCTGCCATCCCGACTGGGCGGTGGATCCAGCGAAGCGGCCGCCGGGCGAACTGTGGGAACCGCGGATCGACGCCGCCACCGGCCTTGCGGACACCGCCGCCTGGTATGCCGCGCAGGGCTGGATCTAG
- a CDS encoding Pycsar system effector family protein, translated as MSEADPTPSLQGEDEYVFPKDVHEFLLAADSGQMALSQMADNKSSMLMGASFVVFSLSISDVAAGKASLPLVLLTAFSFMATVLGILTVRPGPLRKWKVTPETANLLYFGSFTNISRAAYIEQAIKVMKSEEAVYRHIAGSVYDHGFVLRKEKYRWLYWSYTFFLTGLIVTGLAVAYELVIKR; from the coding sequence ATGAGCGAGGCCGATCCCACCCCCAGCCTGCAGGGCGAAGACGAATACGTCTTTCCCAAGGACGTGCACGAATTCCTGCTCGCCGCCGACAGCGGGCAGATGGCCTTGAGCCAGATGGCCGACAACAAATCCTCGATGCTGATGGGCGCCAGCTTCGTGGTGTTCAGCCTGTCGATCAGCGACGTCGCGGCCGGCAAGGCCAGCCTGCCGTTGGTGCTGCTGACCGCCTTTTCCTTCATGGCGACGGTGCTCGGCATCCTTACCGTCCGTCCGGGCCCGCTGCGCAAGTGGAAGGTCACGCCCGAGACCGCCAACCTGCTCTATTTCGGCTCCTTCACCAACATCAGCCGGGCGGCCTATATCGAGCAGGCGATCAAGGTGATGAAGTCGGAGGAGGCGGTCTATCGGCACATCGCCGGCAGCGTCTACGACCACGGCTTCGTGCTTCGGAAGGAGAAGTATCGCTGGCTCTACTGGAGCTACACTTTCTTCCTGACCGGCCTGATCGTGACCGGGCTCGCGGTCGCCTACGAGCTGGTGATCAAGCGCTAG
- the purS gene encoding phosphoribosylformylglycinamidine synthase subunit PurS, with protein sequence MKARVFVTLKSGVLDPQGKAIHHALQGLGFDGVNDVRAGKLIELDLADGTSIPQIEEMCRKLLANTVIENFRIESMDGAGA encoded by the coding sequence GTGAAGGCGCGCGTGTTCGTCACCTTGAAGTCCGGCGTGCTCGACCCGCAGGGCAAGGCCATCCACCATGCGCTGCAGGGGCTCGGCTTCGACGGGGTCAATGACGTCCGCGCAGGCAAGCTGATCGAGCTTGACCTCGCCGACGGTACCTCGATCCCGCAGATCGAGGAGATGTGCCGCAAGCTCCTCGCCAACACGGTGATCGAGAATTTCCGCATCGAGTCGATGGATGGCGCCGGTGCGTAG
- the purQ gene encoding phosphoribosylformylglycinamidine synthase subunit PurQ, giving the protein MRSAVVVFPGSNCDRDLAVAFREVGGREPDLVWHGETSLPDGLDVIGVPGGFSYGDYLRSGAMAARSPVMRAVADAAARGVTVIGVCNGFQILTEAGLLPGALMRNAGLAYICRPVKLAVGNSQSLFTSGYAAGEEITVPIAHHDGNYQADAETLDRLEGEGRVAFRYAERTNGSARDIAGIVNEGGNVLGMMPHPERALETAHGNRDGRRLFEGLFAAVAA; this is encoded by the coding sequence GTGCGTAGCGCGGTCGTCGTTTTCCCCGGCTCGAACTGCGACCGCGATCTGGCGGTCGCCTTCCGCGAGGTCGGCGGGCGCGAGCCCGACTTGGTCTGGCATGGCGAGACGAGCCTGCCCGACGGCCTCGACGTGATCGGCGTTCCCGGCGGTTTTTCCTACGGCGACTATCTCCGCTCGGGCGCGATGGCGGCGCGCTCGCCGGTGATGCGCGCGGTGGCCGACGCCGCCGCCCGCGGCGTGACCGTCATCGGGGTCTGCAACGGTTTCCAGATCCTGACCGAGGCGGGGCTGCTGCCCGGCGCGCTGATGCGCAACGCCGGGCTCGCCTACATCTGCCGGCCGGTGAAGCTGGCGGTCGGCAACAGCCAGTCGCTGTTCACCAGCGGCTATGCGGCGGGCGAGGAAATCACCGTTCCGATCGCCCACCACGACGGCAATTACCAGGCCGATGCCGAGACGCTCGACCGGCTCGAAGGCGAAGGCCGCGTCGCCTTCCGCTATGCCGAGCGGACCAACGGCTCGGCGCGCGACATCGCCGGCATCGTCAACGAGGGCGGCAACGTGCTCGGCATGATGCCCCACCCCGAGCGTGCGCTCGAGACGGCCCACGGCAATCGCGACGGCCGCCGCCTGTTCGAAGGCCTGTTCGCCGCCGTCGCGGCCTAG
- a CDS encoding recombinase family protein: MRKLRCAVYTRKSTEEGLEQDFNSLDAQYEACAAYVSSQRHEGWTLVRERYDDGGFSGGTLERPGLKRLLADVEARKVDVIVVYKVDRLTRALSDFARIVDVLDSRDASFVSITQSFNTTTSMGRLTLNVLLSFAQFEREVIAERVRDKVAASRRKGIWMGGSPPLGYEVQDRKLVVNDVDAATVRHIFRRYVELGCGSLLLAELRREEIKTKARAGRGGVHFGRGSIYYLLTNRSYLGEARHKTNWYPGEHSAIIGPELWAQVQAKLVVNRVSQAREKAKTRRSVLAGILYDQDGRRMVPSHTKRRGRAYRYYVTDQSFATPAAPALRVPAWDVEQAVLSRVRSFLSSNSELKAKLGIECASELSRVAASAEIAGGRLQENIGPEKLIGRVELTERSLTIGLRGDLLADTLNRPSECAGELILWARVSRVRRGKEIKLVLGEGAKHTEPQSQLLSVLREAAEAKRLIDSSAGVSLSAIAAKAGRCRANLAALYRIAHLSPEIVVTILDAACPTHLTKRALLAADLPANWTEQQRLLFRN, translated from the coding sequence GTGAGGAAGCTCCGTTGCGCCGTCTACACTCGTAAGTCGACCGAGGAGGGACTGGAGCAGGACTTCAATAGCCTCGATGCCCAATATGAAGCCTGCGCCGCCTACGTCAGCAGTCAGCGGCACGAGGGCTGGACGCTCGTAAGGGAGCGTTACGACGATGGTGGTTTCTCCGGGGGCACGCTTGAGCGGCCCGGATTGAAGCGACTGCTCGCCGACGTGGAAGCGCGAAAGGTTGATGTGATCGTCGTCTACAAAGTCGATCGACTTACTCGCGCTTTGTCTGACTTCGCTAGGATCGTGGATGTGCTGGACAGCAGAGACGCCTCGTTCGTGAGCATCACGCAGTCGTTCAACACGACCACAAGCATGGGTCGGCTTACGCTCAACGTTCTTCTCAGCTTTGCTCAATTCGAGCGAGAGGTCATTGCCGAGCGCGTCCGTGATAAGGTTGCGGCCTCCCGTCGCAAAGGCATTTGGATGGGTGGGAGCCCGCCGCTCGGGTACGAAGTTCAGGACCGCAAGCTGGTCGTGAACGATGTTGACGCTGCCACCGTGCGCCACATCTTCCGCCGTTATGTCGAGTTGGGATGCGGCAGCCTTTTGCTCGCCGAGCTTCGACGCGAAGAGATCAAGACCAAGGCACGCGCCGGCAGGGGAGGTGTCCACTTCGGGCGGGGCTCGATCTATTATCTGCTGACGAACCGTTCGTATTTAGGGGAAGCTCGCCACAAGACGAATTGGTACCCGGGCGAGCACAGCGCGATCATCGGACCGGAGCTCTGGGCGCAGGTCCAAGCAAAGCTTGTTGTTAATCGTGTGAGCCAAGCTCGCGAGAAAGCCAAAACGCGCCGAAGCGTCCTTGCGGGCATCCTATACGACCAAGACGGTCGCAGGATGGTCCCAAGCCACACGAAGAGGCGGGGCAGGGCGTACCGCTACTACGTCACAGATCAGAGCTTTGCTACGCCAGCGGCTCCGGCGTTGCGGGTGCCAGCGTGGGACGTGGAACAGGCGGTACTCTCGCGAGTGCGATCATTTCTCAGTTCAAACAGTGAGCTTAAGGCCAAGCTGGGGATCGAGTGCGCGAGCGAGCTCTCGCGGGTGGCCGCTTCGGCTGAGATTGCCGGAGGACGTCTTCAGGAGAACATCGGGCCGGAGAAACTGATTGGTCGCGTCGAGTTGACGGAAAGAAGCCTGACCATTGGTCTGCGTGGAGACTTGTTAGCCGACACTCTCAACCGACCTTCCGAATGCGCGGGTGAGCTCATCCTGTGGGCTAGGGTCTCTCGTGTGAGGCGAGGCAAGGAGATCAAGCTGGTACTCGGGGAGGGCGCCAAGCACACGGAGCCTCAGTCACAATTGCTTTCGGTTCTCAGAGAGGCTGCGGAAGCTAAACGACTTATCGACTCTTCCGCAGGAGTAAGTCTCTCCGCAATTGCCGCCAAGGCTGGTCGCTGCCGTGCGAACCTGGCAGCGCTCTACCGTATAGCCCACCTCTCGCCCGAGATCGTCGTCACCATACTCGACGCAGCCTGTCCTACTCACCTAACTAAGCGAGCTTTGCTTGCCGCCGATCTTCCGGCCAATTGGACAGAGCAACAGCGCTTGCTCTTCCGCAACTAA
- a CDS encoding DUF2924 domain-containing protein, with protein MSRNLDAKLAALQQMSAVELRAEWTRQLKAEPPKITAELMRLAIGYRLQERALGGLSARCRRKLLAPTGRGAALPVMKPGTRLLRSWNGRTIEVLVTDEGYEHENRSYRSLSQIAREVTGTAWSGPRFFGLNANA; from the coding sequence ATGAGCAGGAACCTCGACGCGAAGCTAGCGGCGCTCCAGCAAATGAGCGCCGTCGAACTCAGGGCCGAGTGGACTCGCCAGCTCAAGGCTGAGCCACCAAAAATCACTGCCGAGTTGATGCGCCTCGCAATCGGCTATCGGCTTCAGGAGCGCGCACTAGGCGGCTTGTCCGCCCGTTGCCGGAGGAAGCTACTCGCTCCAACTGGCCGAGGTGCGGCGCTGCCGGTCATGAAGCCAGGAACGCGTCTACTGCGAAGTTGGAATGGCCGGACGATCGAAGTGCTGGTCACTGATGAAGGCTACGAGCACGAAAACCGAAGCTATCGTTCGCTCAGCCAGATTGCGAGGGAGGTGACCGGGACCGCGTGGTCGGGCCCACGCTTCTTCGGTCTGAACGCCAATGCATGA
- a CDS encoding DUF3489 domain-containing protein — protein sequence MNKTTSTKSRGGKPRGSVPQSESATRSHASNITTAKPSKQAKIVAMLVSEAGATLPVLVEATGWQSHTVRASLTGLRKRGYAITSDKVDGVRTYRAVAPE from the coding sequence ATGAACAAGACGACTTCGACAAAGTCTCGAGGCGGTAAACCACGCGGCAGCGTGCCACAGTCCGAGAGTGCAACGCGCAGCCACGCTTCCAACATTACTACCGCGAAGCCTAGCAAGCAGGCGAAGATCGTAGCGATGCTGGTCAGCGAGGCTGGAGCCACGCTGCCAGTCCTGGTTGAAGCGACCGGCTGGCAATCGCATACGGTGCGTGCCTCACTGACGGGCTTACGTAAGCGTGGATACGCAATCACCAGCGACAAGGTCGATGGTGTTCGCACTTACCGCGCGGTGGCGCCCGAATGA